The sequence GCGTATCGTCTTCCCGCTCCTGATCGTCGTTATCGCAGCGAAGATCGGTCCGATCGAAGCGATCGTTCTGGCGGCAAGCAAGCCCGAAGAATACGCGCGCATCATGAACGACGCGCATCTGCCGATCGCGGCCTTCGGCGGCACCTTCCTGATGATGGTCGGTCTCAGCTACTTCTTCGACCATGAGAAGGACGTGCACTGGATCAAGTGGGTCGAAACCAAGATGGCGCGTTTTGCGACCATCAAGGGCATTGAGATCGCATTCGTCCTCGCTCTCATCCTTGGCTTCTCGACGCTGCTTGAGCCGGCGGACGTGCACACCTTCGTCTATTCGGCGATCTATGGCCTTCTGACCTTCCTCGTGGTTGAGGTGGTCGGTGGCCTGCTCGATGCGCAGCAGGAAACCATGAGCGCTGCAGCAAAGGGCGGCTTCGGTGCCTTCCTTTATCTGGAAGTTCTCGATGCCAGCTTCTCGTTCGACGGCGTTATCGGCGCCTTCGCACTGACGCAGAACCTCTTCATCATCGCGATCGGCCTCGGCATCGGTGCCATGTATGTGCGCTCGATGACGATCATGCTCGTCGAAAAGGGTACGCTCAGCGAATATCGCTACCTGGAACACGGCGCGTTCTACGCGATCCTGATCCTCTCGGTGGTCATGTACTTCCAGACGCTCGTCCACATTCCGGAAGTCATCACCGGCCTCGGCGGTGCTGCGCTCATCGGCATCTCGCTCTGGTCGTCGATCCGCTACAACAAGCGGGAACGCCAGGAAGAACTTGCCGGCGGGCGCGAGGAAGAGCGGGCTCGCGCAGAAGCCTAAGCGGCGAGCTCCTTGCAAATCAGAAGCGGCCCGGCGGAAACGGCGGGCCGTTTTTCTTTCGGCTCGGTTCGACCGTGCCGCGTTGTCAACTCACGCAGCACACCGGATAAGGAACGTATGCTGGCTGACGATCTGAAGAATGTGCTCGAGGAACTGTACAGGGCAGGTGCGCATCGCGTGCCGGCCGAAGACATCGATTGGCCGCAGGACCTGCATGCGGCGGTCTTCCGTGCGCTCAACATGCAATACATGGTCCGCCGGCAGGACGACGCCGGTCATGTCGAGTTCTCACTGACGCGGGCCGGCTACACAGCAATCGATGCCGAGGTTCCCTGGTCCCAGATCCTTCGGACCCGATTGCGAGATTTCCTGCCGTTCGGAAAATCTCGCTGACACCCTCAAATGCAAAGCGGCCCGGCGATCTTTCGATCCCGAGCCGTTTTTCATCCTTGGGAGGATAAGGCGCCCTTTAGAGCGCTGGTATTTGTTAGCCGCGGCGCGTATCCGGGAAGTTCGCGGGGTCGATGCCGAGCGTGCGCAGGTCGCTTGCCTTCGGGCGGCGGTGACCTTCGACAGCGGCGGCGGCAGCGCTAGCAGCGCCGAGAACTGCGAATGCACGACCGATGAAACCCTTGTGATAAGTTGTGGTAGCCATCTTCTTGCTCGCTTTCGTTTTCTCTCTTATGAGCAAAAGATGGGGGTTGGTCGGTCTTTTTGCAATGCACAATCGGACACGCCAGCTATGCGCCAAGAGCTTGGCCTGGCGGACGCCGCGGCAAACTCCATCATCTCAGTTAGAAACTGGCGCGGTGCCCTCGTCTAAACGGGCAGTGGCAAAATCACAGGAATGCCGATGGTGATAAAGGCAAAATGGACGGACGCGGATTTCAATAACATGGGGTGGCATGATTGCCGTCTTTACGCGATCAAGTTGCTGGACCAAAGGTTCAACCTGTCCTTCGACATCGACTATATGTTCCGCTGGCACCAAACAGGATTCGATATTTCGCCATGCGTCCTGACGTTTTTCAATGTCTTCGATCTGAAAATAAATCTCGACTACGACGGAAATCTTCTTTGCTTCATCAGCGACATTAACCGCCTCGAAGCTCGATCGCCGAACGGGACGCGCATTTGGCTCTACGGGATAGAGTGCAATGTCGGGAGCATCTCGTTCTCGGCCACCGGTTTCGAACAAACGGTTAAGGCGCCGCCAACCTGCTCGGAAACTCAAGATCTCAATCGCGGCCATCTGGTCATGGAATAGTTGGTGCCGGAGGCGGACTGACAGAAGAGGCGCAGCGGGCGTCGTCAAACTCTCACGTTCACAAAGTACGACGGTCCGCGTCTTTCCGTTCCGGCCGTCGGTCGCAGACAGCGCGCGCCATCGATTGGTTAGGGTGCGAGGCCCGCAATTTAGCGATTGGCGCCTTGTGCTTCAAAACAATACGGCCCGGTGGTCTTCCGACCCCGAGCCGTTTTTCGTCCTTGGGAGGATAAGGCGCCCCTCAGGGCGCTGGAATTTGTTAGCCGCGGCGCGTGTCCGGGAAGTTCGCTGGGTCGATGCCGAGCGTGCGCAGGTCGCTTGCCTTCGGGCGGCGGTGACCTTCGACAGCGGCGGCGGCAGCGCTAGCAGCGCCGAGAACTGCGAATGCACGACCGATGAAACCCTTGTGATAAGTTGTGGTAGCCATCTTCTTGCTCGCTTTCGTTTTCTCTTTGATGAGCAAAAGATGGGGTCTGGCCGGTCTTATTGCAATGCACAATCGGACAGGCCAGCCATGCAAGGGAAGCAGGCCCGGTCGGTTTTCAAACCGGCCGGACCTGCGGATAGGCCTTGGGAGAAGGCGCTATGTCGATCGGGTCCGAAAGGGTTTCCGGACCCGATTGTTATTGGGGCTCAGTCTTCGTTGGCGGCGAGCTGCGAAAGGACTTCGCCGCGGCCACGGGCCCGAAGTATGAGCGGTACGATCAGCGCTGCAGCTGCGATGATCAGGAGGCCTGCGGCAATCGGCGAGGTGAACAGGACCGAGTAGTCCCCCTGGCTGATCGCGAGCGCGCGGCGCAGCTGCTGTTCCGCGAGCGGGCCCAGGATCAGACCGACAACGACAGGCGCGATCGGATAGCCGAAGATGCGCATGGCGTAGCCGAGCATGCCGAACGCGAGCAGCATGCCGAGTTCGTAGACCGACGGGTTGGCGCCGATGGTGCCGAGCGTGGCAAACAGGAGGATGCCAGCATAGAGCCAAGGCTTCGGAACGGTCAGCAGCTTCACCCAAAGACCGATCAACGGCAGGTTCAGGACCAGCAGCATGAAGTTGGCGATCAGCAGGCTGGCGATCAGGCCCCAGACGAGCTGCGGATTGGTCGCAAACAGCAGCGGTCCGGGCTGGAGCCCATATTGCTGGAAGCCGGCAAGCATGATCGCCGCGGTTGCCGTGGTCGGCAGGCCGAGCGTCAGCAGCGGAACGAGCGTACCGGCGGCCGAGGCGTTGTTGGCCGCTTCCGGACCGGCGACGCCTTCGATCGCGCCATTGCCGAATTCTTCCGGATGCTTCGTCAGGCGCTTTTCGGTGGCGTAGGACAGGAAGGTACCGATTTCGGCGCCGCCAGCCGGCATAGCGCCGATCGGGAAGCCGATGAGCGTACCGCGCAGCCAAGCCTTCCAGGAACGTGCCCAGTCGGCCGCATTCATCCACACCGAGCCACGGACGGCCTCGACCTTGTCGGGCCCCTTGTCGCCCTGTGCCGCGATGTAGAGCGTCTCGCCAATCGCGAACATGGCAACGGCGAGCGTCGTGACCTCGATGCCGTCAAGCAGTTCGGGAACGCCAAAGGAAAGACGTGCCTGGCCTGTCAGCTGGTCGATGCCGATGACGGAAAGCGCGAGGCCGACAAACAGCGACGTCAGACCACGAAGGGTGCTGTCGCCGAAGGCCGAGGAAACGGTGACAAAGGCGAGAACCATCAGTGCGAAATATTCGCGCGGACCGAAAACCAGGGCCAGCTTGACGATGTAAGGCGCGATGAAGGCAAGAGCGAGCGTGGCGATCAGGCCGGCGACGAAGGAGCCGATCGCGGCCGTTGCCAGCGCTGGCCCGCCGCGTCCTGCTCTCGCCATCTTGTTGCCTTCGAGCGCAGTCACGATCGAGGCGCTTTCGCCAGGCGTGTTCAATAGGATCGACGTGGTCGAGCCGCCATACATGCCGCCGTAGTAAATGCCGGCAAACATGATCAGCGAGCCGCCGGGATCGAGACGGTAGGTGACCGGCAGCAGGAGCGCAACCGTCAGGGCCGGGCCGATGCCGGGCAGGACGCCAACCGCCGTGCCGAGCGTCACGCCGATCAGCGCGTAGAGCAGGTTCATCGGCTGCGCAGCAACCAGCAATCCCTGCATCAGGAATTCAAAAGTAGCCATGGTCGTCGGCCCTCTTAGAAGAACAGGCGTTCAAGCGGCCCCGCGGGCAGCGACAGAAGCAGGAGCTTGGCGAAGATTACCCACACCACAAAGCAGATCGCAATGCCGACGGGGAGCGAGAACCAGAGCTTGCGCTTGCCGAAACCACGTGCGGTCAACGCGAACAGAATGCCGGTGGCGATCGAGAAACCTGCAATGTTTAACAGCAGCATCTGGGCGGCAAGACCACCGACGATCCAGACAACCGGAGCGACTTCCTGGCGCTCGCGCTCCGGAAAATCGCCGCGAAACGCTTCGATCGCGGTCCAGATCGCAAGGCCAAAAAGACAGAAGGCGATCGCATAGGGGACCGTGGTCGGTCCGACCTGGGAGTAGCCGGCAGCGCCGGTCAGGCGCGACACATCCCAGAAAATGAGTCCAGCGATAGCGGCGAGAACCACCGCGATGAAGAGCGCCGCCCGATCCGGGCGACGCGTTGCAGTTGAAGGGTGATGCCCCTTGGTCATTTCACCAGTCCAATGTCCTTGAGAACGCCTTCGGTCGCCGCAACGTCCTTGTCGAGCTGGGTGTTGAAGGCGTCACCGGCGAGATAGCTGTCCTGCCAGCCCTTGGTCTTCAGGACTTCCTGCCAACCGGCGGACTTCGCAAGCTTCTCGATATCGGCGGTTACGGCGGCCTTCTGCTCGTCTGAGAGGCCCGGAGCAGCAGCGATCATGCGCCAGTTTTCGACTGTCACATCGAGACCGGATTCCTTCAGCGTCGGAGCATCGACGCCGGCAAGACGCTCGGCACTCGAGACGGCGAGCAGGCGAAGCGTGCCGGCCTTAACCTGCGATTCGAACTCGCCGTAGCCCGAGATACCTGCGGTAACCTGGCTGCCGAGGATAGCAGCGAGTGCTTCACCGCCGCCGGAATAGGCGATGTAGTTGATCTTGGTCGGGTCGACGCCGGCCGCTTTGGCGATCAGGCCAACAGCGATGTGGTCGGTACCGCCGGCCGAGCCGCCAGCCCAGGACACAGCACCCGGATCCTTCTTCAGGGCTTCGACGAGGTCGCCCATGGTCTTGATATCGGACGAGGCCGGAACGACGACAGCTTCGTATTCGCCGGTGAGGCGCGCGATCGGCGTAACGTCCTTAAGGGTGACCGGGGACTTGTTGGTGAGGATTGCACCGACCATGACGTAGCCGCCGACGATCAGGGCGTTGGCGTTGCCCTTCTGCTGGCTGGCGAACTGGGCAAGGCCGATCGTGCCGCCGGCGCCCGGTACGTTCTGGACCTGAACGTTGCCGGAAATGCCTTCCTGCTGCAGCACCGTCTGAAGCGAACGGGCCGTCTGGTCCCAGCCGCCGCCCGGGTTTGCCGGAGCAATGATCGTGTAGTCAGCGGCAACCGCCGGGAGCGACATGGCGCCGGCGAGAATCGTTGCGAGGAAAATGTGTTTCAAGGTCAGTCCTCCGTGAGGCGCGTTTTCACCGCGCACGTTGTTGCTGTGTGCGAACGGGAAGACGGCGACGGGCTCTTTCGACCCTTATCGCTTGACCGGATTGGTGGTTTCCTCCCAGTACGCAACCGGCGGCCCGCCTCCACGGGTGCCAGTGACCTTAAGGCACCATAGAAAGCTGACATTTAGCTGACATCAAGCCCCGAATGCGAAAATCCTATCGCACCGTTTACGGAATCTTAGGTTCTCGCATGCGCTGACAGGCGATGTTGCCGGTCCCCGGCGTTCAAACTGAACAAGTTCCCGATCGGCTTTCGCGGCGGAACCTCGAATCGCGACTGGGATATTGCCGCCAGCCGGCCCGAGCCTAGGTATGAGGAAGCAACGCCGACAAGGCGAAGACAGGGTTGCGCCGAGCCCGCCTCAAGGCGAGCTCCGGCAGATGGGAGAGTAAATTCGATGGCGAAAGCGACGACAAAGGCGAAAAACGACGACGTGGCGGAAGAGGCCGTTTCCGCCTCCAGTCAGATCGATGCGAGGATCGCCGAACTTGGCGACTGGCGCGGAGCGACGCTCGCGCAGATCCGCAAGCTGATCAAGGAAGCCGATCCTGACATGGTCGAGGAATGGAAATGGCGGGGTGTTCCGGTCTGGGAACATGCCGGCATTATCTGTACCGGCGAGACCTATAAAGCGGTGGTGAAGATGACCTTTGCCAAGGGGGCAGCGCTCGATGACCCGGCCGGTCTCTTCAACGCCAGCCTTGAAGGCAATGTCCGGCGCGCCATCGACATACATGAAGGCGAGGCGATCGACGAAGAGGCTTTGAAGGCATTGATTTTGGCCGCCGTTGAGCTGAATCTCTCAGCGCAGGCCTCACGGTCCGGGCGCCCGCGGAAGACAGTTTAAGGCCGAAGGCTGAAGCGTTTCCGGCTTGGCCAGAGGTGTCGCGCTTCCGTCCACTGCGGTCAATGAAGCCTCAGAACCTCGTTCCATTTGGCAATCAGCCGTGAGCGCTTCACCTGATCGAGGTAGACCATCAGGCCCGGGCTCACAGGGACGGGGCGCAACTGGCCGCCAAGCATCTCCTGCATGGTGTTGGCGGTGTTCTCGCCAGCCACTTCGGGGCTGACGGCCGGGATTTGCAGTTCCCGCGCCATGATCGTCTGGCCTTCCTTGGACATGAAGAATTCAAGGTAGCGCCGGCCGAGGTCGGGGGAGGCGGCGGCCTGCGGCACGAGGCCGATACGCGACATCACTACGGTATAATCCTTCGGCAGAACGATGCCGACATCCGGATGCCGAGCAGCCCAATCGGCCGCATAAGAACCGAGGATGTTGTAGCCGAGCACGAAGCGGCCGTCGGCGACGCGCTCGAGGATTGCTTCACTGGTCGAGTAGAGCTTGACGCCCGCCGCACCCATGGCCTGGATGACATCCCAGATATCGCCGAACTGTTCCTGGTCGCGCGACATGAAGAGGAAGCCGACGCCCGACCGCTCGATGTCATAGGTTCCGATCCTGCCGAAGACGGCGGCCCCCTGGCGCTTCAGGTAATCGATGAATTCCGCGCGCGTCGACGGCGGCTTTTCCTTGGTGAAGCTTGGCTTGTGGTAGACGAAGACGGCGGGCTCGAAGGTCAGCGCATAAGCGGTGTTGCGCCAGTTGGCCCAGGCCGGCCAGCGGTCGCTCATCGGCAGGTCGCTGCGCTGGGCGTAACCGTCGTTGCTGAGCTTGACTTGCAGGTCCATGGCGGAAGAAAAGGCGAAGTCCGCCGTCCTCATTCCGGCGTCGGTCTCCTTGATGATGCGGTCGTAGATTTCTCCGGTCAGCATGTCCTCATAGCGCACGGCAACATCCGGATTGGCCCGCTGGAAACCGATGATCATCGGCTTTGCAAGCGGCTCGTCGAGCGATGAATAGACGACCAGCGTGCGCACGTCCGCTTTGCCGGAAAGAGCTGGGAATATGATGGGGGCCGCAAGGAGCAGCTGGGGATAAAGGGCGAAAAAAAGAAAAGAAATCAAGAACCGCATGAATCCACAATGCCTCAGTGTCGCACCGTTCACAAGCAAGGCATCGGCGGATAAGGTGGTCGGGGGAGTGATGATAATTGCGTATCTTGCTTGTTGAGGACAACCAGGACCTGGCCGAGGGCCTGTCGGCGATCTTGCGCGGCAGCGGCTATGCCGTCGATGTCGTCAGTGACGGTGCGTCGGCGCATGCGGTGGCCGCCACCGAAACGTTCGACCTTGTCATTCTCGATCTCAATCTGCCGGAGATGGATGGCCTCGATGTGCTAAGGGCGATGCGCGCGCGCCAGAACCGCGCTGCGGTCTTGATCCTGACGGCGAGGGGCGCACCTGAAGAGCGGATCAAGGGGCTCGACCTCGGCGCCGACGACTACATGATCAAGCCGTTCGACGTCGGCGAACTCGAGGCGCGCGTGCGCGTGCTCTTGCGCCGGCAGGCGGGCCTCAGGGCCTCGACCGTCAGCTATGGCAATGTGTCGCTCGATCTCAACACGCGCAGCTTCTCGTCCGGCGGCGCGCCGATCGAGATCCCGGCACGCGAACTCGGCCTTCTCGAGCTTCTGTTCATGCGGGCCGGCAAGGTGGTCGCCAAGGACGCGATCATGCAGTCGCTGACCGGCTTCGACGATGATCTGAGCCCGAACGCGATCGAGCAATATGTCAGCCGGCTGCGCAAGCGGCTCGCGCCGCATGGGCTGACCGTGCGCACCGCCCGCGGCATCGGCTACTATCTCGACAAGGCGGCCGGGCCGGAATGAGGACGACGGTCTATTCCCTCCGCCGGCGCCTGCTTGGCTGGCTGTTGATCTCGACGGTGGTCATCGGGGTCATTGCACTGATGGATACCTACCGCGAGGCGGTGACGACCGCCAACGTCGTCTCCGACCGGGTGCTTGCCGGTTCGGCGCTGGCAATCGCCGAGCGCGTGGTCGTCGCGGAAGACGGGTCGCTCGAAGTCGACATCCCCTATGTTGCGCTGGAAATGCTGACGTCGGCCGCGCAGGACCGGGTCTTCTATCGGGTCGACGGACCGCCCGGCCAGTTCATCACCGGCTACCAGACGTTGCCCTCGCTGGTGGAGGAGCCGGGCGCATCGACCACCTTTGCGGATTCGATCTTCCGCGGTGAACCGATCCGCATCGCGGCCCTTCGCCGCTCCGCGTCAACCGGCATCAATTCCGTGCCCTTCGTGGTCACGGTCGCCGAAACGACGATCGCGCGCCGACATCTGGCGCAGACGATCCTGGTGCGCTCGGCGCTCCGCCTCGGCATGATGATTGCAGGTGCGGCGGTGATCGTCTGGATCGCGGTTACGTTCTCCTTGCGGCCGCTCTACAGGCTGGGTGACGCGATCTCGGAGCGCAGTCCGGACGATCTGCATCCGATCGGCGAGCGGGTTCCGAACGAGGTCCAGGGCCTCGTCGATACGGTCAATTCCTTCATGGGGCGTTTGCAGTCGGCGCTCGATGCGCTTCGCAATTTTACCGGCAATGCCAGCCACCAGCTGCGCACGCCGCTCGCCATTATCCGTACGCAGCTCGCTCTTGCGCAACGCGCCGGTTCGATCGAGGAGACGCGAAGTGCTGTGAAAAAGGCCGACGAGGCGGTCGCCAATGCCGAGCGCATTCTGGGGCAGCTGCTGCTGATGGCGAAGATTGATGCTGCCGGCAAGGACGAGGCCCGCTCACTGGAGCGCGTCGATCTCATCGAACTCGTGCGGGAGATAACGGCCGAACACGTGCCGGCGGCCGGGGACGCGTATATCGATCTCGGCTTTGACGGCGAGGGCGAGGCTTTCATCCGCGCCGAGCCGTTGCTTATTGGCGAGCTCCTCAAGAACCTGATCGGCAATGCGTTGCTTTATGCCGGCCGCGGTGCGGAAGTGACGAGCCGCGTCTTTGCGCGGGACGGGTCGGTGTCGCTGGAGGTGGAGGATAATGGACCGGGCATTCGGCCGGAACTGCACGAGACGGTGCTCAGGCGTTTCGAGCGCGGCGGCACTGATGCTCCGGGCTCAGGGCTCGGGCTGCCGATCGTCGAAGAGATTGCCGAGCTTTACGGCGCGACGACCAACCTCAGCGAAGGTGCTGACGGCCGCGGCCTCAAGGTGACCATCCGCTTTCCAGAGGGCTAAGCACGAATAGGCTCTACCCGGCGCCGCCAAATGCGGGCCGGTTGAGCGAAAGCCATCTGCGAGCGGTCAGGCGACACGCTCACGTGGCTGGGGCAATTCAGTCTTTTTGGGTCTTGCTTAGCGGCCGCGGTGGCCGAAGAAGGAAGCTGTCTCGCGGGTCTGTACCCGCAGCATCGCGTTCCAAAGCTGAAGAACGAAACGCGGCTGAAACGGGCTCGCAAGCTTGCACTGCGACAACATGGGAAGTCTCCAATAGTTTTGAACGCCTGCGATATAGTGCATCGCCAAGGATTTTGCCAGAGCGCGTGCGCCGGGGCAGCCCTGCGCGCCAAGCATATGTGGAAAACGGCTTGAGCCTGGCGATATAGCCTTCTGAACAAAATAAAATGCCGGGATGACTTTCGTCATCCCGGCCAGTTGGCTTCACTGGGAGGAGGGTATTCCTTTTGGGACTCAGGCCTTCTTGCGGTTCTTCTGTCGATAGACGTCGATGACGACAGCCGCGACGATGATCAGGCCCTTGACGATTTCCTGGTAGTAGGCGTCGACCCGAAGGAAGGTGAAGCCTGAGGTCATGACGCCAAGGATGATGGTGCCAATGACCGTGCCGGTGACC comes from Ensifer sp. PDNC004 and encodes:
- a CDS encoding tripartite tricarboxylate transporter substrate binding protein, producing the protein MKHIFLATILAGAMSLPAVAADYTIIAPANPGGGWDQTARSLQTVLQQEGISGNVQVQNVPGAGGTIGLAQFASQQKGNANALIVGGYVMVGAILTNKSPVTLKDVTPIARLTGEYEAVVVPASSDIKTMGDLVEALKKDPGAVSWAGGSAGGTDHIAVGLIAKAAGVDPTKINYIAYSGGGEALAAILGSQVTAGISGYGEFESQVKAGTLRLLAVSSAERLAGVDAPTLKESGLDVTVENWRMIAAAPGLSDEQKAAVTADIEKLAKSAGWQEVLKTKGWQDSYLAGDAFNTQLDKDVAATEGVLKDIGLVK
- a CDS encoding ABC transporter substrate-binding protein produces the protein MRFLISFLFFALYPQLLLAAPIIFPALSGKADVRTLVVYSSLDEPLAKPMIIGFQRANPDVAVRYEDMLTGEIYDRIIKETDAGMRTADFAFSSAMDLQVKLSNDGYAQRSDLPMSDRWPAWANWRNTAYALTFEPAVFVYHKPSFTKEKPPSTRAEFIDYLKRQGAAVFGRIGTYDIERSGVGFLFMSRDQEQFGDIWDVIQAMGAAGVKLYSTSEAILERVADGRFVLGYNILGSYAADWAARHPDVGIVLPKDYTVVMSRIGLVPQAAASPDLGRRYLEFFMSKEGQTIMARELQIPAVSPEVAGENTANTMQEMLGGQLRPVPVSPGLMVYLDQVKRSRLIAKWNEVLRLH
- a CDS encoding tripartite tricarboxylate transporter permease, giving the protein MATFEFLMQGLLVAAQPMNLLYALIGVTLGTAVGVLPGIGPALTVALLLPVTYRLDPGGSLIMFAGIYYGGMYGGSTTSILLNTPGESASIVTALEGNKMARAGRGGPALATAAIGSFVAGLIATLALAFIAPYIVKLALVFGPREYFALMVLAFVTVSSAFGDSTLRGLTSLFVGLALSVIGIDQLTGQARLSFGVPELLDGIEVTTLAVAMFAIGETLYIAAQGDKGPDKVEAVRGSVWMNAADWARSWKAWLRGTLIGFPIGAMPAGGAEIGTFLSYATEKRLTKHPEEFGNGAIEGVAGPEAANNASAAGTLVPLLTLGLPTTATAAIMLAGFQQYGLQPGPLLFATNPQLVWGLIASLLIANFMLLVLNLPLIGLWVKLLTVPKPWLYAGILLFATLGTIGANPSVYELGMLLAFGMLGYAMRIFGYPIAPVVVGLILGPLAEQQLRRALAISQGDYSVLFTSPIAAGLLIIAAAALIVPLILRARGRGEVLSQLAANED
- a CDS encoding response regulator transcription factor; this translates as MRILLVEDNQDLAEGLSAILRGSGYAVDVVSDGASAHAVAATETFDLVILDLNLPEMDGLDVLRAMRARQNRAAVLILTARGAPEERIKGLDLGADDYMIKPFDVGELEARVRVLLRRQAGLRASTVSYGNVSLDLNTRSFSSGGAPIEIPARELGLLELLFMRAGKVVAKDAIMQSLTGFDDDLSPNAIEQYVSRLRKRLAPHGLTVRTARGIGYYLDKAAGPE
- a CDS encoding DUF1801 domain-containing protein is translated as MAKATTKAKNDDVAEEAVSASSQIDARIAELGDWRGATLAQIRKLIKEADPDMVEEWKWRGVPVWEHAGIICTGETYKAVVKMTFAKGAALDDPAGLFNASLEGNVRRAIDIHEGEAIDEEALKALILAAVELNLSAQASRSGRPRKTV
- a CDS encoding sensor histidine kinase, producing the protein MRTTVYSLRRRLLGWLLISTVVIGVIALMDTYREAVTTANVVSDRVLAGSALAIAERVVVAEDGSLEVDIPYVALEMLTSAAQDRVFYRVDGPPGQFITGYQTLPSLVEEPGASTTFADSIFRGEPIRIAALRRSASTGINSVPFVVTVAETTIARRHLAQTILVRSALRLGMMIAGAAVIVWIAVTFSLRPLYRLGDAISERSPDDLHPIGERVPNEVQGLVDTVNSFMGRLQSALDALRNFTGNASHQLRTPLAIIRTQLALAQRAGSIEETRSAVKKADEAVANAERILGQLLLMAKIDAAGKDEARSLERVDLIELVREITAEHVPAAGDAYIDLGFDGEGEAFIRAEPLLIGELLKNLIGNALLYAGRGAEVTSRVFARDGSVSLEVEDNGPGIRPELHETVLRRFERGGTDAPGSGLGLPIVEEIAELYGATTNLSEGADGRGLKVTIRFPEG
- a CDS encoding DUF475 domain-containing protein; amino-acid sequence: MNQPQSHSSALGYFTWAFIVTAVGLVLGAWLGWQSTGTIGGMASVFFICTVLAVLEISLSFDNAIVNANKLKDMTPEWQHRFLTWGILIAVFGMRIVFPLLIVVIAAKIGPIEAIVLAASKPEEYARIMNDAHLPIAAFGGTFLMMVGLSYFFDHEKDVHWIKWVETKMARFATIKGIEIAFVLALILGFSTLLEPADVHTFVYSAIYGLLTFLVVEVVGGLLDAQQETMSAAAKGGFGAFLYLEVLDASFSFDGVIGAFALTQNLFIIAIGLGIGAMYVRSMTIMLVEKGTLSEYRYLEHGAFYAILILSVVMYFQTLVHIPEVITGLGGAALIGISLWSSIRYNKRERQEELAGGREEERARAEA
- a CDS encoding tripartite tricarboxylate transporter TctB family protein, with translation MTKGHHPSTATRRPDRAALFIAVVLAAIAGLIFWDVSRLTGAAGYSQVGPTTVPYAIAFCLFGLAIWTAIEAFRGDFPERERQEVAPVVWIVGGLAAQMLLLNIAGFSIATGILFALTARGFGKRKLWFSLPVGIAICFVVWVIFAKLLLLSLPAGPLERLFF